A single window of Zea mays cultivar B73 chromosome 10, Zm-B73-REFERENCE-NAM-5.0, whole genome shotgun sequence DNA harbors:
- the LOC100280243 gene encoding uncharacterized protein isoform X3, whose amino-acid sequence MVQKMLNLVEVVGEGILGQALVSGECQWIYDDTCHALNQISHADNGDLHQGYTWWQHQFLSGMKTIAVLPLQLHGLVQFGSTRKVPRSSVFLNQVRDIFDRMKNASSDGPMEYTQNNSLACAVSGKVKDCLQTESDKFLCKSVSFGSNPCASKFQENRLSPYHALMHEQSLIPDPGESVRLLSQEESFIVQGDSSQFKDTADFTGQGNSTFPELPNRSPEEATAETLENNMKDCSGNNSLLETMMLDLSTNSFVQDWWDNSVLLAENLPNSSEKDPEPAMELANRHSLPTGERGSPFIPVIEQLLGDVAHPPTPTGHSSLEAEATALAGRVSDYQLPQFAFRDCLTVDNAQIPALACSNYTCRTRSAQNGSSEVPSANVSVDDTCSLNTANSNGSQSSNPEGTKVAKRRARAGESTRPRPKDRQLIQDRVKELREIVPNGAKCSIDALLERTIKHMLFLQSVNKYAEKIKQADEPKIIDKGSGVILKDNPVAGTNGGATWAYEVAGQTMVCPIIIEDLSPPGQMLVEMLCEEQGLFLEIADNIRGIGLTVLKGRMELCDGKIWSRFLVEANREVTRMDIFLSLVQLLEQNSLVRSTDQMAKVMNNGVPSFANHQRSPLLVPVGIPERLQ is encoded by the exons CATCCTAGGACAAGCTCTAGTAAGCGGAGAGTGTCAATGGATTTACGACGATACTTGCCACGCGTTGAATCAGATAAGCCATGCTGATAACGGAGATTTACATCAG GGTTATACTTGGTGGCAGCATCAGTTTCTCAGTGGGATGAAG ACTATTGCAGTGTTACCTCTTCAGTTGCATGGACTGGTGCAATTTGGTTCCACACGGAAG GTTCCCAGGAGCTCAGTTTTTTTGAATCAGGTCAGAGATATATTTGATCGGATGAAGAATGCTTCAAGCGATGGTCCAATGGAGTATACCCAGAATAACTCTCTTGCATGCG CAGTATCAGGGAAAGTTAAAGATTGCCTGCAAACTGAGAGTGACAAGTTTCTATGTAAATCTGTATCATTCGGCAGCAACCCTTGTGCTTCTAAATTCCAAGAAAATCGCCTATCACCATACCATGCCCTCATGCACGAACAATCCCTGATACCTGACCCTGGAGAATCTGTGAGGCTCCTCTCACAAGAAGAATCCTTTATTGTTCAAGGTGACTCAAGTCAATTCAAGGATACTGCCGACTTTACAGGCCAGGGTAACAGTACATTTCCTGAATTACCTAACAGATCACCTGAAGAAGCTACTGCTGAAACTCTAGAAAACAACATGAAGGACTGTAGTGGAAACAACAGTCTGCTGGAAACTATGATGCTTGATCTTAGCACCAACAGCTTTGTGCAAGATTGGTGGGACAACAGTGTTCTACTGGCAGAAAACCTTCCAAATTCAAGCGAAAAGGACCCAGAGCCTGCTATGGAATTGGCCAATAGGCATTCATTGCCAACTGGGGAGAGAGGCTCGCCTTTCATACCTGTCATCGAACAATTGCTAGGTGATGTTGCACATCCACCTACACCTACCGGACATAGTTCACTTGAGGCTGAAGCTACTGCTTTAGCTGGCCGTGTTTCAGATTATCAGCTGCCTCAGTTTGCTTTCCGAGACTGCCTAACAGTAGACAACGCACAAATCCCAGCATTGGCCTGCAGTAATTACACATGCAGAACTAGAAGTGCACAAAATGGTTCTTCAGAAGTGCCATCAGCAAACGTATCTGTGGACGACACCTGCAGTTTGAACACAGCAAACTCCAATGGCAGTCAGTCGAGCAATCCTGAGGGAACGAAGGTTGCTAAGAGAAGAGCTAGAGCTGGGGAGAGTACCCGACCTAGACCAAAAGACCGACAACTGATACAAGATCGCGTTAAAGAATTACGAGAGATTGTCCCTAATGGTGCAAAG TGCAGCATTGATGCTTTGTTGGAGCGAACAATTAAGCACATGCTGTTTCTACAAAGTGTAAACAAATATGCAGAGAAAATTAAGCAAGCTGATGAACCAAAG ATAATCGACAAAGGGAGCGGTGTTATCTTGAAAGACAACCCAGTTGCTGGCACAAATGGTGGTGCCACGTGGGCCTACGAGGTTGCTGGCCAAACTATGGTTTGCCCAATAATCATTGAGGATCTTTCGCCACCTGGTCAGATGCTTGTTGAG ATGCTTTGCGAGGAACAAGGGCTCTTTCTGGAGATAGCTGACAACATACGTGGAATTGGTCTGACGGTCTTGAAAGGACGGATGGAGCTCTGTGATGGCAAGATATGGTCGCGGTTTCTTGTCGAG GCAAACAGAGAGGTCACAAGGATGGATATATTTCTGTCGCTTGTTCAGTTACTGGAACAGAACAGCCTTGTTCGATCTACTGACCAGATGGCCAAGGTCATGAATAATGGGGTTCCATCCTTTGCAAACCACCAACGGTCTCCGCTGCTAGTTCCAGTGGGCATTCCTGAGAGACTACAGTGA
- the LOC100280243 gene encoding uncharacterized protein isoform X1 produces the protein MEAALGALCRAGGWSYAAVWRFHPQDPRLLTLGDCYCEDEAKAMVQKMLNLVEVVGEGILGQALVSGECQWIYDDTCHALNQISHADNGDLHQGYTWWQHQFLSGMKTIAVLPLQLHGLVQFGSTRKVPRSSVFLNQVRDIFDRMKNASSDGPMEYTQNNSLACGQQPILTSSRPVNDMLVHNKVNPLQTEKLLEDIERTESIRSSICSPSNSQRSLNDLTSHGTGNSSMDTNILAMPVNSKSIYDLKRFDNVTELFHRSSNDRIGFQVSSSKEPDSTIAGVMSEYKSLNNIHMTENDSCGQNIGYTPYLYTTTNSSNSGLDELSYSGVALSSSFTAVSGKVKDCLQTESDKFLCKSVSFGSNPCASKFQENRLSPYHALMHEQSLIPDPGESVRLLSQEESFIVQGDSSQFKDTADFTGQGNSTFPELPNRSPEEATAETLENNMKDCSGNNSLLETMMLDLSTNSFVQDWWDNSVLLAENLPNSSEKDPEPAMELANRHSLPTGERGSPFIPVIEQLLGDVAHPPTPTGHSSLEAEATALAGRVSDYQLPQFAFRDCLTVDNAQIPALACSNYTCRTRSAQNGSSEVPSANVSVDDTCSLNTANSNGSQSSNPEGTKVAKRRARAGESTRPRPKDRQLIQDRVKELREIVPNGAKCSIDALLERTIKHMLFLQSVNKYAEKIKQADEPKIIDKGSGVILKDNPVAGTNGGATWAYEVAGQTMVCPIIIEDLSPPGQMLVEMLCEEQGLFLEIADNIRGIGLTVLKGRMELCDGKIWSRFLVEANREVTRMDIFLSLVQLLEQNSLVRSTDQMAKVMNNGVPSFANHQRSPLLVPVGIPERLQ, from the exons CATCCTAGGACAAGCTCTAGTAAGCGGAGAGTGTCAATGGATTTACGACGATACTTGCCACGCGTTGAATCAGATAAGCCATGCTGATAACGGAGATTTACATCAG GGTTATACTTGGTGGCAGCATCAGTTTCTCAGTGGGATGAAG ACTATTGCAGTGTTACCTCTTCAGTTGCATGGACTGGTGCAATTTGGTTCCACACGGAAG GTTCCCAGGAGCTCAGTTTTTTTGAATCAGGTCAGAGATATATTTGATCGGATGAAGAATGCTTCAAGCGATGGTCCAATGGAGTATACCCAGAATAACTCTCTTGCATGCGGTCAGCAACCTATCCTTACTTCATCGAGACCTGTCAATGACATGCTCGTACATAACAAGGTCAACCCATTGCAAACTGAGAAACTTTTGGAGGATATCGAGAGAACAGAATCTATAAGGAGTTCGATCTGTTCTCCAAGCAATTCACAAAGATCTTTAAATGATCTAACCTCCCATGGTACTGGTAACAGCAGCATGGATACTAATATATTAGCCATGCCTGTTAACTCCAAGTCTATATATGATCTCAAACGATTTGATAACGTCACAGAGTTGTTTCATCGAAGTTCTAATGACAGAATTGGTTTTCAAGTCAGCTCTAGTAAAGAGCCTGATTCTACCATTGCTGGTGTAATGTCAGAATACAAAAGTTTGAACAATATTCATATGACAGAAAATGATTCATGTGGTCAAAACATAGGATATACCCCGTACCTTTACACTACCACCAACTCTTCAAATTCTGGCCTTGATGAACTTTCTTATTCTGGCGTTGCTTTGTCGTCATCGTTTACAGCAGTATCAGGGAAAGTTAAAGATTGCCTGCAAACTGAGAGTGACAAGTTTCTATGTAAATCTGTATCATTCGGCAGCAACCCTTGTGCTTCTAAATTCCAAGAAAATCGCCTATCACCATACCATGCCCTCATGCACGAACAATCCCTGATACCTGACCCTGGAGAATCTGTGAGGCTCCTCTCACAAGAAGAATCCTTTATTGTTCAAGGTGACTCAAGTCAATTCAAGGATACTGCCGACTTTACAGGCCAGGGTAACAGTACATTTCCTGAATTACCTAACAGATCACCTGAAGAAGCTACTGCTGAAACTCTAGAAAACAACATGAAGGACTGTAGTGGAAACAACAGTCTGCTGGAAACTATGATGCTTGATCTTAGCACCAACAGCTTTGTGCAAGATTGGTGGGACAACAGTGTTCTACTGGCAGAAAACCTTCCAAATTCAAGCGAAAAGGACCCAGAGCCTGCTATGGAATTGGCCAATAGGCATTCATTGCCAACTGGGGAGAGAGGCTCGCCTTTCATACCTGTCATCGAACAATTGCTAGGTGATGTTGCACATCCACCTACACCTACCGGACATAGTTCACTTGAGGCTGAAGCTACTGCTTTAGCTGGCCGTGTTTCAGATTATCAGCTGCCTCAGTTTGCTTTCCGAGACTGCCTAACAGTAGACAACGCACAAATCCCAGCATTGGCCTGCAGTAATTACACATGCAGAACTAGAAGTGCACAAAATGGTTCTTCAGAAGTGCCATCAGCAAACGTATCTGTGGACGACACCTGCAGTTTGAACACAGCAAACTCCAATGGCAGTCAGTCGAGCAATCCTGAGGGAACGAAGGTTGCTAAGAGAAGAGCTAGAGCTGGGGAGAGTACCCGACCTAGACCAAAAGACCGACAACTGATACAAGATCGCGTTAAAGAATTACGAGAGATTGTCCCTAATGGTGCAAAG TGCAGCATTGATGCTTTGTTGGAGCGAACAATTAAGCACATGCTGTTTCTACAAAGTGTAAACAAATATGCAGAGAAAATTAAGCAAGCTGATGAACCAAAG ATAATCGACAAAGGGAGCGGTGTTATCTTGAAAGACAACCCAGTTGCTGGCACAAATGGTGGTGCCACGTGGGCCTACGAGGTTGCTGGCCAAACTATGGTTTGCCCAATAATCATTGAGGATCTTTCGCCACCTGGTCAGATGCTTGTTGAG ATGCTTTGCGAGGAACAAGGGCTCTTTCTGGAGATAGCTGACAACATACGTGGAATTGGTCTGACGGTCTTGAAAGGACGGATGGAGCTCTGTGATGGCAAGATATGGTCGCGGTTTCTTGTCGAG GCAAACAGAGAGGTCACAAGGATGGATATATTTCTGTCGCTTGTTCAGTTACTGGAACAGAACAGCCTTGTTCGATCTACTGACCAGATGGCCAAGGTCATGAATAATGGGGTTCCATCCTTTGCAAACCACCAACGGTCTCCGCTGCTAGTTCCAGTGGGCATTCCTGAGAGACTACAGTGA
- the LOC100280243 gene encoding uncharacterized protein isoform X2 yields the protein MVQKMLNLVEVVGEGILGQALVSGECQWIYDDTCHALNQISHADNGDLHQGYTWWQHQFLSGMKTIAVLPLQLHGLVQFGSTRKVPRSSVFLNQVRDIFDRMKNASSDGPMEYTQNNSLACGQQPILTSSRPVNDMLVHNKVNPLQTEKLLEDIERTESIRSSICSPSNSQRSLNDLTSHGTGNSSMDTNILAMPVNSKSIYDLKRFDNVTELFHRSSNDRIGFQVSSSKEPDSTIAGVMSEYKSLNNIHMTENDSCGQNIGYTPYLYTTTNSSNSGLDELSYSGVALSSSFTAVSGKVKDCLQTESDKFLCKSVSFGSNPCASKFQENRLSPYHALMHEQSLIPDPGESVRLLSQEESFIVQGDSSQFKDTADFTGQGNSTFPELPNRSPEEATAETLENNMKDCSGNNSLLETMMLDLSTNSFVQDWWDNSVLLAENLPNSSEKDPEPAMELANRHSLPTGERGSPFIPVIEQLLGDVAHPPTPTGHSSLEAEATALAGRVSDYQLPQFAFRDCLTVDNAQIPALACSNYTCRTRSAQNGSSEVPSANVSVDDTCSLNTANSNGSQSSNPEGTKVAKRRARAGESTRPRPKDRQLIQDRVKELREIVPNGAKCSIDALLERTIKHMLFLQSVNKYAEKIKQADEPKIIDKGSGVILKDNPVAGTNGGATWAYEVAGQTMVCPIIIEDLSPPGQMLVEMLCEEQGLFLEIADNIRGIGLTVLKGRMELCDGKIWSRFLVEANREVTRMDIFLSLVQLLEQNSLVRSTDQMAKVMNNGVPSFANHQRSPLLVPVGIPERLQ from the exons CATCCTAGGACAAGCTCTAGTAAGCGGAGAGTGTCAATGGATTTACGACGATACTTGCCACGCGTTGAATCAGATAAGCCATGCTGATAACGGAGATTTACATCAG GGTTATACTTGGTGGCAGCATCAGTTTCTCAGTGGGATGAAG ACTATTGCAGTGTTACCTCTTCAGTTGCATGGACTGGTGCAATTTGGTTCCACACGGAAG GTTCCCAGGAGCTCAGTTTTTTTGAATCAGGTCAGAGATATATTTGATCGGATGAAGAATGCTTCAAGCGATGGTCCAATGGAGTATACCCAGAATAACTCTCTTGCATGCGGTCAGCAACCTATCCTTACTTCATCGAGACCTGTCAATGACATGCTCGTACATAACAAGGTCAACCCATTGCAAACTGAGAAACTTTTGGAGGATATCGAGAGAACAGAATCTATAAGGAGTTCGATCTGTTCTCCAAGCAATTCACAAAGATCTTTAAATGATCTAACCTCCCATGGTACTGGTAACAGCAGCATGGATACTAATATATTAGCCATGCCTGTTAACTCCAAGTCTATATATGATCTCAAACGATTTGATAACGTCACAGAGTTGTTTCATCGAAGTTCTAATGACAGAATTGGTTTTCAAGTCAGCTCTAGTAAAGAGCCTGATTCTACCATTGCTGGTGTAATGTCAGAATACAAAAGTTTGAACAATATTCATATGACAGAAAATGATTCATGTGGTCAAAACATAGGATATACCCCGTACCTTTACACTACCACCAACTCTTCAAATTCTGGCCTTGATGAACTTTCTTATTCTGGCGTTGCTTTGTCGTCATCGTTTACAGCAGTATCAGGGAAAGTTAAAGATTGCCTGCAAACTGAGAGTGACAAGTTTCTATGTAAATCTGTATCATTCGGCAGCAACCCTTGTGCTTCTAAATTCCAAGAAAATCGCCTATCACCATACCATGCCCTCATGCACGAACAATCCCTGATACCTGACCCTGGAGAATCTGTGAGGCTCCTCTCACAAGAAGAATCCTTTATTGTTCAAGGTGACTCAAGTCAATTCAAGGATACTGCCGACTTTACAGGCCAGGGTAACAGTACATTTCCTGAATTACCTAACAGATCACCTGAAGAAGCTACTGCTGAAACTCTAGAAAACAACATGAAGGACTGTAGTGGAAACAACAGTCTGCTGGAAACTATGATGCTTGATCTTAGCACCAACAGCTTTGTGCAAGATTGGTGGGACAACAGTGTTCTACTGGCAGAAAACCTTCCAAATTCAAGCGAAAAGGACCCAGAGCCTGCTATGGAATTGGCCAATAGGCATTCATTGCCAACTGGGGAGAGAGGCTCGCCTTTCATACCTGTCATCGAACAATTGCTAGGTGATGTTGCACATCCACCTACACCTACCGGACATAGTTCACTTGAGGCTGAAGCTACTGCTTTAGCTGGCCGTGTTTCAGATTATCAGCTGCCTCAGTTTGCTTTCCGAGACTGCCTAACAGTAGACAACGCACAAATCCCAGCATTGGCCTGCAGTAATTACACATGCAGAACTAGAAGTGCACAAAATGGTTCTTCAGAAGTGCCATCAGCAAACGTATCTGTGGACGACACCTGCAGTTTGAACACAGCAAACTCCAATGGCAGTCAGTCGAGCAATCCTGAGGGAACGAAGGTTGCTAAGAGAAGAGCTAGAGCTGGGGAGAGTACCCGACCTAGACCAAAAGACCGACAACTGATACAAGATCGCGTTAAAGAATTACGAGAGATTGTCCCTAATGGTGCAAAG TGCAGCATTGATGCTTTGTTGGAGCGAACAATTAAGCACATGCTGTTTCTACAAAGTGTAAACAAATATGCAGAGAAAATTAAGCAAGCTGATGAACCAAAG ATAATCGACAAAGGGAGCGGTGTTATCTTGAAAGACAACCCAGTTGCTGGCACAAATGGTGGTGCCACGTGGGCCTACGAGGTTGCTGGCCAAACTATGGTTTGCCCAATAATCATTGAGGATCTTTCGCCACCTGGTCAGATGCTTGTTGAG ATGCTTTGCGAGGAACAAGGGCTCTTTCTGGAGATAGCTGACAACATACGTGGAATTGGTCTGACGGTCTTGAAAGGACGGATGGAGCTCTGTGATGGCAAGATATGGTCGCGGTTTCTTGTCGAG GCAAACAGAGAGGTCACAAGGATGGATATATTTCTGTCGCTTGTTCAGTTACTGGAACAGAACAGCCTTGTTCGATCTACTGACCAGATGGCCAAGGTCATGAATAATGGGGTTCCATCCTTTGCAAACCACCAACGGTCTCCGCTGCTAGTTCCAGTGGGCATTCCTGAGAGACTACAGTGA
- the LOC100280243 gene encoding uncharacterized protein LOC100280243 produces the protein MEAALGALCRAGGWSYAAVWRFHPQDPRLLTLGDCYCEDEAKAMVQKMLNLVEVVGEGILGQALVSGECQWIYDDTCHALNQISHADNGDLHQGYTWWQHQFLSGMKTIAVLPLQLHGLVQFGSTRKVPRSSVFLNQVRDIFDRMKNASSDGPMEYTQNNSLACAVSGKVKDCLQTESDKFLCKSVSFGSNPCASKFQENRLSPYHALMHEQSLIPDPGESVRLLSQEESFIVQGDSSQFKDTADFTGQGNSTFPELPNRSPEEATAETLENNMKDCSGNNSLLETMMLDLSTNSFVQDWWDNSVLLAENLPNSSEKDPEPAMELANRHSLPTGERGSPFIPVIEQLLGDVAHPPTPTGHSSLEAEATALAGRVSDYQLPQFAFRDCLTVDNAQIPALACSNYTCRTRSAQNGSSEVPSANVSVDDTCSLNTANSNGSQSSNPEGTKVAKRRARAGESTRPRPKDRQLIQDRVKELREIVPNGAKCSIDALLERTIKHMLFLQSVNKYAEKIKQADEPKIIDKGSGVILKDNPVAGTNGGATWAYEVAGQTMVCPIIIEDLSPPGQMLVEMLCEEQGLFLEIADNIRGIGLTVLKGRMELCDGKIWSRFLVEANREVTRMDIFLSLVQLLEQNSLVRSTDQMAKVMNNGVPSFANHQRSPLLVPVGIPERLQ, from the exons CATCCTAGGACAAGCTCTAGTAAGCGGAGAGTGTCAATGGATTTACGACGATACTTGCCACGCGTTGAATCAGATAAGCCATGCTGATAACGGAGATTTACATCAG GGTTATACTTGGTGGCAGCATCAGTTTCTCAGTGGGATGAAG ACTATTGCAGTGTTACCTCTTCAGTTGCATGGACTGGTGCAATTTGGTTCCACACGGAAG GTTCCCAGGAGCTCAGTTTTTTTGAATCAGGTCAGAGATATATTTGATCGGATGAAGAATGCTTCAAGCGATGGTCCAATGGAGTATACCCAGAATAACTCTCTTGCATGCG CAGTATCAGGGAAAGTTAAAGATTGCCTGCAAACTGAGAGTGACAAGTTTCTATGTAAATCTGTATCATTCGGCAGCAACCCTTGTGCTTCTAAATTCCAAGAAAATCGCCTATCACCATACCATGCCCTCATGCACGAACAATCCCTGATACCTGACCCTGGAGAATCTGTGAGGCTCCTCTCACAAGAAGAATCCTTTATTGTTCAAGGTGACTCAAGTCAATTCAAGGATACTGCCGACTTTACAGGCCAGGGTAACAGTACATTTCCTGAATTACCTAACAGATCACCTGAAGAAGCTACTGCTGAAACTCTAGAAAACAACATGAAGGACTGTAGTGGAAACAACAGTCTGCTGGAAACTATGATGCTTGATCTTAGCACCAACAGCTTTGTGCAAGATTGGTGGGACAACAGTGTTCTACTGGCAGAAAACCTTCCAAATTCAAGCGAAAAGGACCCAGAGCCTGCTATGGAATTGGCCAATAGGCATTCATTGCCAACTGGGGAGAGAGGCTCGCCTTTCATACCTGTCATCGAACAATTGCTAGGTGATGTTGCACATCCACCTACACCTACCGGACATAGTTCACTTGAGGCTGAAGCTACTGCTTTAGCTGGCCGTGTTTCAGATTATCAGCTGCCTCAGTTTGCTTTCCGAGACTGCCTAACAGTAGACAACGCACAAATCCCAGCATTGGCCTGCAGTAATTACACATGCAGAACTAGAAGTGCACAAAATGGTTCTTCAGAAGTGCCATCAGCAAACGTATCTGTGGACGACACCTGCAGTTTGAACACAGCAAACTCCAATGGCAGTCAGTCGAGCAATCCTGAGGGAACGAAGGTTGCTAAGAGAAGAGCTAGAGCTGGGGAGAGTACCCGACCTAGACCAAAAGACCGACAACTGATACAAGATCGCGTTAAAGAATTACGAGAGATTGTCCCTAATGGTGCAAAG TGCAGCATTGATGCTTTGTTGGAGCGAACAATTAAGCACATGCTGTTTCTACAAAGTGTAAACAAATATGCAGAGAAAATTAAGCAAGCTGATGAACCAAAG ATAATCGACAAAGGGAGCGGTGTTATCTTGAAAGACAACCCAGTTGCTGGCACAAATGGTGGTGCCACGTGGGCCTACGAGGTTGCTGGCCAAACTATGGTTTGCCCAATAATCATTGAGGATCTTTCGCCACCTGGTCAGATGCTTGTTGAG ATGCTTTGCGAGGAACAAGGGCTCTTTCTGGAGATAGCTGACAACATACGTGGAATTGGTCTGACGGTCTTGAAAGGACGGATGGAGCTCTGTGATGGCAAGATATGGTCGCGGTTTCTTGTCGAG GCAAACAGAGAGGTCACAAGGATGGATATATTTCTGTCGCTTGTTCAGTTACTGGAACAGAACAGCCTTGTTCGATCTACTGACCAGATGGCCAAGGTCATGAATAATGGGGTTCCATCCTTTGCAAACCACCAACGGTCTCCGCTGCTAGTTCCAGTGGGCATTCCTGAGAGACTACAGTGA